The DNA sequence ACGGCGTCGACGACTACTCCGGCTCCGGCGGCTTCTCCGGCGGCGGGACGCAGGAGTTCATCGCCGACACCTTCGGCACGGCGACGGAGTTCTACGCGAACGAGCCGTCGCAGTACGACCCGCCGGACTACGCGATCGGCGAAGAGGTCAACCTGGTCGGCACCGGCGCGATCCGCTACATGTACGACCCGTCGAAGGTCGGCGACCCGAACTGCTACTCCAGCTCCACCCCGAACGCGGAGGTGCACAAGGCGGCCGGGCCCGGCGACCACTGGTTCTACCTGCTGGCCGAGGGCAGCAACCCGACGAACGGCCAGCCCACCAGCCCGACCTGCAACAACACCACCGTGGCCGGCCTGGGCATCCGCAAGGCGATCAACATCATGCACGGCGCCGTCCAGCTCAAGACGTCCGGCAGCTCGTACGTGCGCTACCGCACGTGGACGCTGCAGGCCGCCAAGAACCTGTACCCGAACAGCTGCACCGAGTTCAACGCCGTGAAGGCGGCGTGGAACGCGGTCAGCGTGCCGGCGCAGTCCGGCGACCCGACGTGCACCGACTCGACCCCGACCACCACGCCCCCGACGACCACGCCCCCCACCACGACGCCGCCGACGACCACGCCGCCGCCGGGGAACTGCACCGGCCAGAAGCTGCTGAACCCGGGCTTCGAGTCGGGCAAGACGTCGTGGACCGACCCGAACACCACCATCGGCCAATGGGGCACCCAGGCGCCGGCGCGCTCGGGCACCTACGCGTCGTGGCTCGGCGGCCAGGGCGTGACGCACACCGACACGCTTTCGCAATCGGTGGCGATTCCCGCGGGCTGCCACGCGAGCCTGACCTTCTGGCTGCGCGTGAGCACGGCCGAGACCGAGAACGTCGTCTACGACAAGCTGATCGTGTCCGCCGGGTCGACGGCGGTGGCGACGTACTCGAACCTCGACCGCAACCCGGCCTACGCGCAGAAGACGATCGACCTGTCGTCCTACGCCGGCCAGACCGTCACGCTCAAGTTCGCCGGCACGGAGGACCAGTCGCTGCAGACGTCCTTCGTCGTCGACGACACGGCGCTCACCCTCGGTTGATCCCGGCGGGGCCTGCTACCTACTTTGGTGGCAGGCCCCGTTGCGCCAGGTGCAGCGGGTATTCATGCTTACCCGATGGAAGGGTTTCCCGCGGAGGTCACGGCGGCGGTCCGGGAAGGACCGTTCGACGTGGCCTTCGACTTGGCGATCCGGCATCGCGGGCTGAGCCTCGAGGCGCTGCAGCGGCGGATGGCGACCCGCGGCGCCCAGGTCAGCCTGGCGACGCTGAGCTACTGGCGGCGGGGCCGGCGTCACCCGGAAGGGCAGCGCTCGCTGCACGCGGTCGGCGTCGCCGAAGGCTGTCTCGGCCTGCCCGCGGACGCCTTGACGATCCTGGCGGCCCGGCCGCGCGTGCGCCGGACCGAGCCGTGGCCCGGCGGGGTCAGCCTGGCCAGCGCGCTCGGCGCCGAGCCGACCGAGCTGGGCTCGTGCGACGGCATCGACCTCGACGGCAACGCCCGGCTCGCGATCGCGTCGGTGCACCAGCGGGCCACGCTGACCGCGGACCGCACCGAGGCCTCGGTGCGCACGGAGATGGTGGTGACCAGCCGCGACGACGGCGTCGACCGCTGGGTGTCGTTCTTCCGCCCGCAGACCGGCGGCGCCCACCACCCGGTGCTGCGGTCGGCGCGCTGCTGCCGCCCCGGCCGGATCCGCCGCGACCCGTCGTCGGAGCTGCTGGCCGTGGAGCTGCGGTTCGACTACCCGCTGCGCGCGGGCGAGACGTACGTGTTCGACTTCGACTTCGGTTACGACGGCCCCCCGCCGGAGACGAGCTACCTGCAGTTCGGCATCCGCGCCCCGGCGCGTCAGCTGGTGCTGCAGGCCTGCTTCGACCCGGCGGCGGTCCCGGTCCGCTGCTACCGCTACCACCGCCCCCGCGACGGCTCCCCGGACACCGCGCGGGAACCGGAGCTGCCGGTGGGCCCCAGCCTGACCGGCCACATCGCGGTGCTGGACGCGCAGCCGGGCGTCTACGGCATGGTCTGGGAGTGGGACTGACGGTCGATCTCGTAGTCCGCTTCCTCGAACGAGCCCACCCGCGACCGCAACCGGCCCGTCGAGAACGGCCAGCTGAAGCTGTTGCGCCCGTTGACGTCCGTGTAGTAGCTCGAACAGCCGCCGGACTGGTAGACGGTGCCGGGCAAAGCCGCCTGGACCTCGGCGTCGAACGCCGCCTGGGCCTCCGGGCGCACCGCGACCGACGCCCAGCCCGAATTCAGCGTCCGGGTCACCGCGGCGACCGTGTGCCGCAGCTGGGCCTCGAGGATCATGAACGCCGACGTGTGACCGGTGCCGAGGCTCGGGCCGAGCAGCAGGTACAGGTTGGGGAACCCGGCGACCGTCGTGCCGAGGTACGCCGAAGGGCTGCCCCGCCAGTGGTCGTCGAGGCTGCGGCCGTCGTCGTCGAACACGCGGGCCGACACCGGCATGTCGAGGATGTGGAAGCCGGTGCCGAAGACGATCGCGTCGACTTCCGCCGCCGAACCGTCCGCACCCACGACCCGGTGGCCGGCTACCGAAGAGACCGCGGTCGGATGGACGTCCACTGTGGACTTCGTGAGCGCGCGGTAGTACGTGTTCGACATCAAGAGGCGCTTGCAGCCGAGTGTGTAGTCCGGTGTGAGCTTTCGGCGCAGCACCGGGTCCCGCACCGCGAGCCGCAAGTGCGCGAGCCCGAGCTTCTGGACCTGCCGCAGCAGCCACGGGTGCCGGAAGCCGAACCCGAGCGTCTCCATGGCGCCGTACTCCACACCGCGCAGCATCCGTCGCAGCGCCGGGAACCGCCGCAGCAGCACCCGTTCGACGCCCGGGACGTGGTGGTCCGGCTTGGGCAGCACCCACTGCGCGGTGCGCTGGAACAGGTGCAGCCGCTCGACCCGGTCGACGATCTCCGGGACGAACTGCACCGCGGACGCGCCCGTGCCGATCACCGCGACGCGCTTGCCCGTCAGGTCGTAGCCGTGGTTCCAGCGCGCGGAGTGGAAGACCTCGCCCGGGAAACCGTCGAGACCGGGCAGGTCCGGGATCAGCGGCTCGTGCCACGGCCCGGTGCCCGCGACCAGGATCCTCGCCGTGTAAGGCCCTCGGGACGTCGCCAGCTCCCACCGCGCCTCAAGAGCGTTCCACCGCGCCCGCGTCACCTCGACGCCGTACCGGATCTTCGAAGAGACGCCGAACCGCGACGCGGTGTCACGCAGGTAGGCCCGGATCTCCGCCTGACCGGCGAACGCGCGCGTCCACTCGGGATTCGGGGCGAACGAGTACGAGTAGAGCGCGGACGGGACGTCGCAGGCACAGCCGGGATAGGTGTTGTCGCGCCAGGTGCCGCCGAGTTCGGCGGCCTTCTCCAGCACGGCGAGGTCGTCGACGCCGGCCTGGCCGAGCCGGATGGCCGCACCCAGCCCCGAGGCCCCGGCGCCGACGACGAGGACCGCGAAGTCGCGTTGTTCCATTTTCGGAGACTAACAGTATCTCAGTACTACTGGTACTCCAGTTCCGTGACTCGCTAGAGTGCAGGCATGGCCCGACTCACCCGCGCGGAAAGCCAGGCGCGCACCCGCGAACAGCTCATCGAGACCGCCAAGCAGCTCTTCCTGTGTGACGGTTACTCGGTGACGTCGCTGGAGAAGGTCGCCGACGAGGCCGGGTACTCGAAGGGCGCGGTCTACTCGAACTTCCGCAACAAGGACGAACTCTGCCTCGCCGTGCTCGACCGGATCCACGACGAGCAGGTGGAGGCGGTCGCGGAGGCGCTGGTCGGCGCCGACGGGATGGAAGGGCTGCTGACGGCGTTCCAGTCGTGGGCCGAGCGCAGCATCGGCGACGAGGCGTGGACCGCGCTGGAGGTCGAGTTCGCCACGACCGCCCGGCGCAACCCGCACGTGCGGGCCGAACTGGCCGCCCGCGACAAGACCATCCGCGACACCATCGCGAGCCTGCTCTCGGGCTACGCCGAGCGGTTCGGGATCACCCTCCCGATGTCGGCCGACGACGCCGCGACGGCGCTGCTCAGCCTGGGCATCGGCCTGGGTGTCCAGCGCGCGATCGACCCGACGATCCCGGTGAACGTGCTGCCGGACGTCATCCGCATCTTCGCCGGCGCCCGCTGACCACCCCGAAATAGTCTACTTCGGCTTGGCTTTTTTCCCTATTTGCCAACAACTTCGTCCCCCCTTGTGGCGGTGCTGACCCTTCGCTACCGTGGCGCTACGCCGCAGCACCACCAGCAACCCGTTTCCGGCAGCCGAAGGGCCACCGAATTCCGGGTGCTGTCCGCCATGCCCACAGCGTCATTGCCCAACGGCCGTGCTCCCCCACGGCACGTTTCGCGGAAAGGGTTTTCCCCCATGAGCAAGAAGTTGCGGCCGGTCCTGATCGGCGCGCTCGGCGCGGCCTCCGTCGCGGCCCTCGTGATCACCACGCCCGCGCTCTCCTCGGCCGCCCCCGCACCGAGCGCCGCCTCGGTCAGTGCGGTCAAAGCCGTCGGCGACCTCTCCGTCGCGGCCAAGAAGGAGATCGCGATGAAGCTGGTCTCCAGCGCGGAAAACTCCTCCCTGGACTGGAAAGCGCAGTACAAGTACATCGAGGACATCGGTGACGGCCGCGGGTACACCGCCGGCATCATCGGTTTCTGCTCCGGCACCGGCGACATGCTCGAACTGGTCCAGGCCTACACCGACGCCGTCCCGAACAACCCGCTCGCGAAGTACCTCCCCGCGCTGAAGAAGGTGAACGGCACCGACTCGCACAGCGGGCTCGGCTCGGCGTTCGAAAGCGCGTGGAAGCAGGCCGCGGCCACGACCGCGTTCCAGACCGCGCAGAACAACGAGCGCGACCGCGTCTACTTCAACCCCGCGGTGAGCCAGGGCAAGACGGACGGCCTGAGCAACCTCGGCCAATTCGCCTACTACGACGCCATCGTGATGCACGGCCCGGGCACCGACCACAGCAGCTTCGGCGGCATCCGCTCGGCCGCGCTGAAGAAGGCCAAGACCCCGGCGCAGGGTGGCGACGAGGCGACCTACCTCAAGGCGTTCTTCGCCGCCCGCAAGGTCGTCATGAACGAGGAAGAAGCCCACTCCGACACCTCGCGCGTCGACACCGAGCAGGTGACGTTCCTCAACGCGGGCAACTTCGACCTGCACACCCCGCTGAAGTGGAAGGTCTACGGGGACTCCTACACCATCAACTGACGTGGGTGCGCGACCGGCGTGGCGCCGCTAGGGTCTCCGGCATGGGCAGGAGATTCCTCGGCGCCACGCTGGTCGCGGCCGCACTGGTCGCGGGCACGCTGCTGACCAGCACCGCCGCGACCCCCGCCGGAGCCGTCCCGCTGTCCTTCCACGGGGACGCGGGCCAGGTGCTCACCGTCGTCGCGGACTCGGCGAGCGCGACCACGGCCGTGCTCACCGCCTGGCAGCGCACCGAAACCGGCTGGTTCAGGGCCTACGGTCCGATCAGCGCGTTCGTCGGCAAGGACGGCGTCGGCCAGGCCAGCGAATCGACGTCGCACACCCCGGCCGGCGTGTGGAAGCTGACCGAGGCCTTCGGGATCCAGCCGGACAACGGGACCCGGCTGCCGTACCGGCAGGTCACGACGTCGGACTGGTGGGTGTCCGATGTGAAGTCCCCGTACTACAACACGCACTTCTCCTGCGTTCCCGGCACGTGTCCGTTCAACGAGGCGGCCGGTGAGGATCTCGGCAAGGCGGGGCCGGTCTACGACCACGCCGTCGTCCTCGACTACAACCGCTCGCCCGTGGTGCCGGGCGCCGGGTCCGCGTTCTTCCTGCACGTCTCGAACGGGAAGCCGACCGCGGGCTGCGTCTCGATCCCGGGCCCGGACCTCGACGCCGTGATGCGCTGGCTCGACCCGGCGCGGCACCCGGTCGCCGACATCTCGGTCAGCGGCTGAGCAGCTCGTCCACCGTGCGGGTGTTGATGATCCGCTCGGGCGCGATCCCGGCCTTGATCGCCCGCTCGCAGCCGTAGCCCTGCCAGTCGAGCTGGCCGGGCGCGTGCGCGTCGCTGTCGATGGCGAACTCGCAGCCGAGTTCCGCGGCCAGGCGCAGCAGCTTCATCGGCGGGTCGAGGCGTTCGGGCCGCGAGTTGATCTCGACCGCGACGCCGTTTTCGCGGCACGCGGTGAACACGGCCTTGGCGTCGAACTCCGACTCCGGCCGGCCGCGGCCGACGACGAGCCGGCCGGTGCAGTGCCCCAGCACCCGGACGTGCGGGTTCCGCACCGCGGCGAGCATCCGCCGGGTCATGTCGCGCGCCGGCATCCGCAGCTTCGAGTGCACACTCGCGACGACGAAGTCGAGCTGCCCGAGCAGCTCTTCCTCCTGGTCGAGCGCGCCGTCGTCGAGGATGTCGACCTCGATGCCCTGCAGCAGCCGGAACGGCGCCATCAGCTCGTTGGCCTTGGCGACGATCTGCATCTGCGTCCGCAGCCGGTCCGGTGACAGCCCGTTCGCGACGGTCAGCCGCGGCGAGTGGTCGGTCAGGACCATCCACTCGTGCCCGATCTCCCGGCCCGCGACGGCCATCTCGCCGATCGAGCTGCCGCCGTCCGACCAGTCGGAATGGGTGTGGCAGTCGCCCTTCAGCGCGGATCGAAGCGGTTCGCCGTCCGGCAGCTTCGCCTGGACGATCTTCTCGCGGTAGGCCGGATCACGGCCGGCCAGCGCGTCTTCGATGACGCCCGCGGTGGCTTTCCCGATCCCGGGCAACGCGGTGAGGGTGCCGTTCTCGGCCATCGAGGCCAGCCGGTCGGCGTCGGTCTTGTCGACGGTGGCGGCCGCGTTGCGGAACGCGCGCACCCGGTAGCTCGGCTCCCCCGCGCGTTCGAGCTGGAACGCGATCTCCCGCAACGCCCACGCCGGATCCATGGGACCTTCCTACCCCCTCGGGGGCAGTTCGTGCAGCTCGACGTCCGTCAGCGCACCTTGCGAGATCCGGGCGGTCTGGTAAGTGCAGAACGGCTGGCGCCGGCGGTCCGTCGGCGAGCCCGGGTTGAGCAGGCGCAGGCCGGCCGGCGTGGTCGTGTCCCACGGGATGTGGCTGTGGCCGAACACGAGGACGTCGGTGTCCGGGAACTGCGCGTCGCACCGCTGCTCGCGGCCCTGTTTCGCACCCGTCTCGTGGATGACGGCCAGGCGGACGCCGTCGAGGTCGGCGCGGGCGATCTCCGGCAGCCTCGTGCGCAGTTCCGGCCCGTCGTTGTTGCCGTACACGCCGATCAGGCGCGTGCTGCGGGTCTCCAGCTCGTCGAGCAGGGGCACGTCCACCCAGTCACCCGCGTGCACGACGACGTCGGCGGCCTCGACCGCCCGCCAGACCTGCTCGGGCAGCACCCGCGCGCGGCCCGGGAGGTGGGTGTCGGAGATGAGCAGGAGCTTCACCCGATGGCCTTCAGGACGCGTTCCAGGAAGCCGCCGATGTGGTCGCGCAGCAGCGCGGCCGCGCCCTCGGCGTCACCCTTCTTGGCCGCGGACAGCACGGCCTTGTGCTCGGTCCACTCCTTCTTCCAGCTGGGGTTGGCTTCCCAGCCGACGACGCTGATCAGCGCGGCGCGGTCCTTGAGGTCGTCCAGGATCGAGACCATCAGCGGGTTGCCGCAGCCGCGGTAGAGCGCGCGGTGGAACCGGCGGTTGAGCAGGCTCAGCGCGACCTGGTCCTTGTCGGCGATCGCCGCCGACGCCTCCTTGAGCGCGTCCGCGGCGTCTTCGAGCAGGTCGGCGTCGCGCCGCTCGACGGTGCGCCGGACGGCTTCGGGCTCGAGCACCATCCGCACGTCGTAGACGGACTTGGCCAGGTCGGCGTCGACCACGCAGACCGAGGCGCCCTTGTACGGGCTGAACGTCACCAGGCCCGAGTTGGACAGCACCTTGAGCGCCTCGCGCACCGGCGTCTTGGACACGCCCAGCCGCGCGGCCAGCTCGGCTTCGACCAGGGGCTGGCCGGGGAGCAGCTCGCGGGTGAGGATGCCGCGACGGATCTCCTCCAGGACCACTTCGGTCCGGGATGCGGGCAGGCTGAACGTCCCGGTCATGGCGCGCTCCCTCGTCGTGTCGGAGCCCATTCAACCAGCCCCACCGGATCATATATCAGATGCCATAATGGAAGGCATGAAGGAACCCGAGGAACTCCGCAGCCACCGGTGGTACGGCGGCGACGACCTGCGCGACTTCAGCCACCGCGCCCGCAGCCGTCAGCTCGGCTACAACCCGGAAGAGCACCTCGGCAAGCCGGTGATCGGCATCCTCAACACGTGGAGCGACATCAACCCGTGCCACATGCACCTGCGCGAACGCGCCGAGCAGGTCAAACGCGGGGTGTGGCAGGCCGGCGGCTTCCCGCTGGAGTTCCCGGTGGCGACGCTCTCGGAGACCTACCAGAAGCCGACGCCGATGCTCTACCGGAATCTGCTGGCGATGGAGACCGAGGAGATCCTGCGGTCCTACCCGATCGACGGCGCGGTGCTGATGGGCGGCTGCGACAAGTCCACGCCGGCGCTGCTGATGGGCGCCGCGAGCGCGGACCTGCCCGCGATCTTCGTCCCGGCCGGGCCGATGCTGCGCGGGCACTGGCGCGACGAGGTGCTCGGCAGCGGCACCGACATGTGGAAGTACTGGGACGAGAAGCGCGCGGGCCGGATCGGCGACGCCGAAATGTCCGAACTGGAGCGCGGGCTCGCGCGGTCGCCCGGCCACTGCATGACGATGGGCACGGCGTCGACCATGACCTCGGCCGCGGAAGTGCTCGGCATGACGCTGCCGGGCGCGGCGTCGATCCCGGCCGTCGACTCGGCCCACCACCGGATGGCCGCGGCGAGCGGCGCCCGGATCGTCGGCATGGTCTGGGAAGACCTGCGCATCGGGCAGATCCTCGACAAGCGCGCGTACGCGGACGCGATCACGACCGTGCTCGCCCTGGGTGGCTCGACCAACGCCGTGATCCACCTGGTCGCGATGGCCGGGCGCAGCGGGATCCCGTTGGGACTGGGCGATTTCGACGCGATCGCGCGGCGCGTCCCGGTGCTGGCGAACATCCGTCCCGGCGGTGACTGGCTGATGGAGGACTTCTACTACGCGGGCGGCCTGCCGGGGTTGCTGTCGCGGCTGACCGACCTCCTGCACCTCGACCGGCCGACGGTCACCGGCCGCACCCTGGGTGCCGATCTCTCGGCGGCCCGGGTGCACAACGACGACGTCATCCGGCCGCGCGACAACCCGGTCGCCGCCGAGGGCGGGGTCGCGGTCCTGCACGGCAACCTGGCGCCATCGGGCGCGGTGATCAAGCACCTCGCCGCCGAGCCGGACCTGCTGGTGCACACCGGCCCGGCCGTGGTCTTCGAGAACTACCGCGACCTGAAGAAGCGGATCGAGAACCCGGCGATCACCGCGGACTCGGTCCTGGTGCTGCGCGGCTCGGGCCCGCTCGGCGGTCCCGGGATGCCGGAGTACGGGATGCTGCCGATCCCGGCGCACCTGCTGGCGGCCGGGGTCCGCGACATGGTCCGGATCTCGGACGCCCGGATGAGCGGGACGAGCTACGGGGCGTGCGTGCTGCACGTGGCTCCGGAGTCCCATGTGGGCGGCCCGCTGGCCCTGGTCCGCGACGGCGACCTGATCACGCTGGACGTCCCGTCGCGGGTGCTGCGGCTGGAGGTGTCCGATGAGGAGCTGTCGCGGCGTCGTGCCGAGTGGACGCCACCGGCGCCGGTGTTCGAGCGGGGTTACGGAGCGCTCTACGCCGAGCACATCACCCAGGCCGACGAGGGCTGTGACTTCGACTTCCTGGCCCGCGCGGGCCACAACCCGGAGCCCGACGCACGCTGAAGGTTGCCTCGCGTACCCCTACCGTGACCGGTTCATCCCCCGTTAGGGCGAGTCGTACGGCTTGTCCGGGTGCCCCGTACGCTGAGGCCGTCACCGGCGCGATCGGGCGCCGCGTTGAAGGGGTGGAGAGTTGCCGTACGAACCGCGCTGGCCCGAGTCACACGGTGAGCAGACCGACGTCCTTCCGGTCGTCCGCCCCGACGCCGCACCCGAGCCCGATGCCCCGGCGAACCGGACGAAAAACCTGCGCAAGGCCGGCTGGATCGCCGGTGGCGTCTTCGGTCTGCTCGTCGTGGTCTACGGCGTCGACCTGATGGTCAGCCAGGGCAGCGTGCCGCGCGGGGTGACCGTCGCGGGCGTCGACGTCGGCGGCATGGATCGCGCCGCCGCCGAGCAGGAGCTGCGCGGGCAGATCGAGCCGCGGCTCACCCGTCCGCTGGCCGTGACGGCCGGCGACGTCCGAGGCAGCCTGTCCCCCACCCTCGCCGGGCTGAGCCTCGACTGGGCGCGGACGCTGGACCAGGCCGGCGAGCAGCCGCTGAACCCGTTCACGCGCCTTTCGTCGCTGTTCTCCAGCCGCGAGGTCGGTGTTGTCAGCCGCGCCGACGACACCAAGCTCGCCGCCGCCCTCGAGAGCCTCCGCGGCGAGATCGACCGCGAGCCCGCCGAGGGCACCGTGAAGTTCGAGGGGACGAACCCGGTCGCCGTCGCGCCGAAGCCCGGGCAGAAGCTCGACGTCGAGGCCGCGAAGGCCGCCGTCGTCGAGAAGTGGGCCCGCGGCGAGACCCTGGCCCTGCCGGTGACGAGCACGCCGGTCCGCACCACGCCCGAAGGCGTCCAGGCCGCGCTGGAGCAGTTCGCGAAGCCCGCCGTCTCGGGCCCGCTGGTCGTCAAGGGTGACGGCAAGAACGCCACCGTCAAGCCGGACGCGATCGCCGCCGCGCTGAGCTTCGAGCCCGCCGAGGGCGGCGGGCTGACACCGAAGATCGACAACGCCAAGATCGCCGACGCCGCCAAGCCGCAGCTGAAGTCCACCGAGAAGGAGGGCAAGGAGGCGACCATCGTCTTCGAAGGCGGCAAGCCCACGGTGGACCCGTCGACCGACGGCCGGGCGATCGACTGGGACCCGAGCCTCAAGCCGCTGCCCGAGGTGCTGAAGAAGACCGACGGCCGCGAGGTCCCGGCGATCTACAAGGACAGCCCGGCCAAGGTGACCACCGAGCAGGCGAACCAGCTGGGCGTCAAGGAGGTCGTCGGCGAGTTCACGACCGGCGGCTTCGCGGCCGACTCCGGCACGAACATCCGCGTGGTGGCGCAGAAGGTCAACGGCGCCATCGTCAAGCCGGGGGAAACCTTCAGCCTCAACGGGTTCACCGGCCCGCGCGGCAAGCCGCAGGGGTACGTCGAGGCGGGCGTGATCGAGAACGGCGCCCCGGCGCGCGAGGTCGGCGGCGGCATCTCGCAGTTCGCGACGACGCTGTACAACGCGTCGTACTTCTCGGGTATGAAGGACGCGGGCCACAAGGAACACAGCTACTACATCAGCCGCTACCCCGC is a window from the Amycolatopsis sp. NBC_00355 genome containing:
- a CDS encoding M4 family metallopeptidase gives rise to the protein MRLPQRFAALGGATAAGMVVVGIAVAAPAQPTPTPPPAVSAAQAQANATNAAAGLVGARPAALFAGSHDKFVQRDVRSASGLSYVVYDRTYDGLPVIGGDLVIATDSAGTVKTTSVAQQQPLGDLDVHGAKLTAAQADAVAAKQVRGPKGLPGGKLVVVTDGSGRLAYESNVEGTDSRGEPSSLSVYVDAVDGRVLRTVQHVAAGTGTGKWNGPAPLPLNTTKSGSTYSMADPNTANLDCRNYSNDSVLTGSDDSWGNGTGTNIETGCADALFVTQTEKKMLSEWVGRNGFTGNGGAWKIRVGLDDENAYYYNSRPAYVNLGHNPSGEWVGSLDILGHEMGHGVDDYSGSGGFSGGGTQEFIADTFGTATEFYANEPSQYDPPDYAIGEEVNLVGTGAIRYMYDPSKVGDPNCYSSSTPNAEVHKAAGPGDHWFYLLAEGSNPTNGQPTSPTCNNTTVAGLGIRKAINIMHGAVQLKTSGSSYVRYRTWTLQAAKNLYPNSCTEFNAVKAAWNAVSVPAQSGDPTCTDSTPTTTPPTTTPPTTTPPTTTPPPGNCTGQKLLNPGFESGKTSWTDPNTTIGQWGTQAPARSGTYASWLGGQGVTHTDTLSQSVAIPAGCHASLTFWLRVSTAETENVVYDKLIVSAGSTAVATYSNLDRNPAYAQKTIDLSSYAGQTVTLKFAGTEDQSLQTSFVVDDTALTLG
- a CDS encoding flavin-containing monooxygenase, with the protein product MEQRDFAVLVVGAGASGLGAAIRLGQAGVDDLAVLEKAAELGGTWRDNTYPGCACDVPSALYSYSFAPNPEWTRAFAGQAEIRAYLRDTASRFGVSSKIRYGVEVTRARWNALEARWELATSRGPYTARILVAGTGPWHEPLIPDLPGLDGFPGEVFHSARWNHGYDLTGKRVAVIGTGASAVQFVPEIVDRVERLHLFQRTAQWVLPKPDHHVPGVERVLLRRFPALRRMLRGVEYGAMETLGFGFRHPWLLRQVQKLGLAHLRLAVRDPVLRRKLTPDYTLGCKRLLMSNTYYRALTKSTVDVHPTAVSSVAGHRVVGADGSAAEVDAIVFGTGFHILDMPVSARVFDDDGRSLDDHWRGSPSAYLGTTVAGFPNLYLLLGPSLGTGHTSAFMILEAQLRHTVAAVTRTLNSGWASVAVRPEAQAAFDAEVQAALPGTVYQSGGCSSYYTDVNGRNSFSWPFSTGRLRSRVGSFEEADYEIDRQSHSQTMP
- a CDS encoding TetR/AcrR family transcriptional regulator, which gives rise to MARLTRAESQARTREQLIETAKQLFLCDGYSVTSLEKVADEAGYSKGAVYSNFRNKDELCLAVLDRIHDEQVEAVAEALVGADGMEGLLTAFQSWAERSIGDEAWTALEVEFATTARRNPHVRAELAARDKTIRDTIASLLSGYAERFGITLPMSADDAATALLSLGIGLGVQRAIDPTIPVNVLPDVIRIFAGAR
- a CDS encoding chitosanase, with product MSKKLRPVLIGALGAASVAALVITTPALSSAAPAPSAASVSAVKAVGDLSVAAKKEIAMKLVSSAENSSLDWKAQYKYIEDIGDGRGYTAGIIGFCSGTGDMLELVQAYTDAVPNNPLAKYLPALKKVNGTDSHSGLGSAFESAWKQAAATTAFQTAQNNERDRVYFNPAVSQGKTDGLSNLGQFAYYDAIVMHGPGTDHSSFGGIRSAALKKAKTPAQGGDEATYLKAFFAARKVVMNEEEAHSDTSRVDTEQVTFLNAGNFDLHTPLKWKVYGDSYTIN
- a CDS encoding L,D-transpeptidase family protein, with amino-acid sequence MGRRFLGATLVAAALVAGTLLTSTAATPAGAVPLSFHGDAGQVLTVVADSASATTAVLTAWQRTETGWFRAYGPISAFVGKDGVGQASESTSHTPAGVWKLTEAFGIQPDNGTRLPYRQVTTSDWWVSDVKSPYYNTHFSCVPGTCPFNEAAGEDLGKAGPVYDHAVVLDYNRSPVVPGAGSAFFLHVSNGKPTAGCVSIPGPDLDAVMRWLDPARHPVADISVSG
- a CDS encoding PHP domain-containing protein, translating into MDPAWALREIAFQLERAGEPSYRVRAFRNAAATVDKTDADRLASMAENGTLTALPGIGKATAGVIEDALAGRDPAYREKIVQAKLPDGEPLRSALKGDCHTHSDWSDGGSSIGEMAVAGREIGHEWMVLTDHSPRLTVANGLSPDRLRTQMQIVAKANELMAPFRLLQGIEVDILDDGALDQEEELLGQLDFVVASVHSKLRMPARDMTRRMLAAVRNPHVRVLGHCTGRLVVGRGRPESEFDAKAVFTACRENGVAVEINSRPERLDPPMKLLRLAAELGCEFAIDSDAHAPGQLDWQGYGCERAIKAGIAPERIINTRTVDELLSR
- a CDS encoding metallophosphoesterase family protein gives rise to the protein MKLLLISDTHLPGRARVLPEQVWRAVEAADVVVHAGDWVDVPLLDELETRSTRLIGVYGNNDGPELRTRLPEIARADLDGVRLAVIHETGAKQGREQRCDAQFPDTDVLVFGHSHIPWDTTTPAGLRLLNPGSPTDRRRQPFCTYQTARISQGALTDVELHELPPRG
- a CDS encoding GntR family transcriptional regulator; the protein is MTGTFSLPASRTEVVLEEIRRGILTRELLPGQPLVEAELAARLGVSKTPVREALKVLSNSGLVTFSPYKGASVCVVDADLAKSVYDVRMVLEPEAVRRTVERRDADLLEDAADALKEASAAIADKDQVALSLLNRRFHRALYRGCGNPLMVSILDDLKDRAALISVVGWEANPSWKKEWTEHKAVLSAAKKGDAEGAAALLRDHIGGFLERVLKAIG
- the araD gene encoding L-arabinonate dehydratase — translated: MKEPEELRSHRWYGGDDLRDFSHRARSRQLGYNPEEHLGKPVIGILNTWSDINPCHMHLRERAEQVKRGVWQAGGFPLEFPVATLSETYQKPTPMLYRNLLAMETEEILRSYPIDGAVLMGGCDKSTPALLMGAASADLPAIFVPAGPMLRGHWRDEVLGSGTDMWKYWDEKRAGRIGDAEMSELERGLARSPGHCMTMGTASTMTSAAEVLGMTLPGAASIPAVDSAHHRMAAASGARIVGMVWEDLRIGQILDKRAYADAITTVLALGGSTNAVIHLVAMAGRSGIPLGLGDFDAIARRVPVLANIRPGGDWLMEDFYYAGGLPGLLSRLTDLLHLDRPTVTGRTLGADLSAARVHNDDVIRPRDNPVAAEGGVAVLHGNLAPSGAVIKHLAAEPDLLVHTGPAVVFENYRDLKKRIENPAITADSVLVLRGSGPLGGPGMPEYGMLPIPAHLLAAGVRDMVRISDARMSGTSYGACVLHVAPESHVGGPLALVRDGDLITLDVPSRVLRLEVSDEELSRRRAEWTPPAPVFERGYGALYAEHITQADEGCDFDFLARAGHNPEPDAR
- a CDS encoding VanW family protein, whose product is MPYEPRWPESHGEQTDVLPVVRPDAAPEPDAPANRTKNLRKAGWIAGGVFGLLVVVYGVDLMVSQGSVPRGVTVAGVDVGGMDRAAAEQELRGQIEPRLTRPLAVTAGDVRGSLSPTLAGLSLDWARTLDQAGEQPLNPFTRLSSLFSSREVGVVSRADDTKLAAALESLRGEIDREPAEGTVKFEGTNPVAVAPKPGQKLDVEAAKAAVVEKWARGETLALPVTSTPVRTTPEGVQAALEQFAKPAVSGPLVVKGDGKNATVKPDAIAAALSFEPAEGGGLTPKIDNAKIADAAKPQLKSTEKEGKEATIVFEGGKPTVDPSTDGRAIDWDPSLKPLPEVLKKTDGREVPAIYKDSPAKVTTEQANQLGVKEVVGEFTTGGFAADSGTNIRVVAQKVNGAIVKPGETFSLNGFTGPRGKPQGYVEAGVIENGAPAREVGGGISQFATTLYNASYFSGMKDAGHKEHSYYISRYPAAREATVFQNPNGASVIDIKFTNDSPTGIAIQTIWTPSSITVKLWGTKRYTVESIPGSRSNPTDPQAKPGPAENCHASNGAPGFTTTDTRVLKDASSGREVSRSTRTVRYNPQPKITCGPS